From Phalacrocorax carbo chromosome 6, bPhaCar2.1, whole genome shotgun sequence, a single genomic window includes:
- the LOC104044106 gene encoding ADAMTS-like protein 2 isoform X7: MPARAPAAVAPATTAGGPPRRLGCSSGGSRSGSRSNSSSSAAWPPLPASASSSSSSSSSARPPPPPSALSSEAADGAGPWDEEVTKWWGEWSSWSTCSRSCGGGVMSRERHCLQQRLQMPQGTDSTVCLGEAKHYQLCQQQPCPSNTASFKQQQCSSFNAKAFGKRYYHWMPLYPDDYTIISNKPCDLQCTTRNGERQLMARAQDGTSCKDRTYQGVCINGKCEPVGCDGRLYSPRTMDRCRVCGGDGSTCHRVSGSFRKAISQIGYVFITNIPAGATDILIIERRKTENILALADESGHFFFNGNSAIDNPQNFRVAGTIFKYRRPSSLNSDGLEYIIAHGPTNQSLNAMYYNFNGKMPHITYDYTVPRTPPLRTAAPAVDRPVYHHLSETIQSHPIPANSRAPQDFNATWLSLMPDDTSEQLPLREGHEDLGFGHPHFFQTNSTSQTQDWGWEQGEEKEKYGFQLRQVYHANTAGEAEEEEAAAIGEETELALRFNQISISTAVPYSMRKSELSENSHIASSRLHLFRRLCHRDPHNTAFCRELQHLAARLALRNSTAGLWTKTVARWPQGLHKALAHKNSLEDLKVEAFAGSQGEAANYSMTASLESPLLGASPTVDISQAEPLQAPGTESNEFVVSPVGHDDISLADMYRWKVSAYAPCSSTCTSAGISTSYAMCVRYDGVEVDEAYCDALTRPEPTHEFCTGRDCQPRWETSRWSECSRTCGEGYQYRTVRCWKMLAPGFDSSVYDDLCESAGLARPMERKACKNKACGPQWELSEWSECLAQCGMQGMMKREVRCSVEAALCDESRKPSSEKVCTGPPCDRHWTASDWGPVRVVRDA; the protein is encoded by the exons TAGTGAGGCAGCAGATGGAGCTGGCCCCTGGGATGAAGAAGTCACCAAGTGGTGGGGAGAGTGGAGCTCCTGGTCCACCTGCTCCCGGTCCTGCGGGGGAGGTGTGATGTCCCGCGAGAGGCACTGCTTGCAACAGAG GCTCCAGATGCCCCAGGGAACAGACAGCACCGTGTGTCTTGGTGAAGCCAAGCACTACCAACTGTGCCAGCAGCAG CCCTGCCCATCCAACACAGCAAGCttcaaacagcagcaatgcTCCAGCTTCAATGCCAAAGCCTTTGGGAAGCGCTACTACCACTGGATGCCCCTCTATCCAG ATGACTACACCATTATCTCCAACAAACCATGTGACCTCCAATGCACCACCCGGAATGGAGAGAGGCAGCTGATGGCCCGAGCACAGGATGGTACCTCCTGCAAGGACAGGACCTATCAAGGGGTCTGCATCAATGGGAAGTGTGAG CCAGTTGGGTGCGATGGGAGGCTGTACTCACCCCGGACGATGGACAGATGCagggtgtgtggaggggacggCAGCACTTGCCACCGTGTCTCGGGCAGCTTCCGAAAGGCAATCTCACAGATAG GTTACGTGTTCATCACCAACATCCCTGCTGGGGCCACAGACATCCTCATCATTGAGCGCAGGAAAACGGAAAACATCCTAG cACTCGCAGATGAATCTGGGCATTTCTTCTTCAACGGCAACTCCGCCATTGACAACCCCCAGAACTTCAGGGTAGCTGGCACGATCTTCAAGTACCGGCGGCCCTCAAGCCTCAACTCAGATGGGCTGGAGTATATCATAGCTCACGGGCCCACTAACCAGTCTCTGAATGCCATG TACTATAACTTTAATGGGAAAATGCCACACATAACTTATGACTACACTGTACCACGGACACCACCTCTCCGAACTGCAGCCCCTGCAGTAGACAGGCCTGTCTATCATCACCTATCAGAGACCATCCAGAGCCATCCCATTCCAGCCAACTCAAGAGCTCCCCAGGACTTCAATGCCACATGGCTCTCCCTGATGCCAGATGACACCAGTGAACAGCTTCCTCTAAGAGAAGGGCATGAAGATTTAGGCTTTGGTCACCCGCACTTCTTCCAGACCAACTCCACCAGTCAGACTCAGGACTGGGGCTGGGAACAaggtgaagagaaagagaagtatGGCTTCCAGCTAAGACAGGTCTACCATGCAAACAcagcaggagaggcagaggaggaggaagcagcagcaattgGTGAAGAAACAGAGTTGG ctctcAGGTTCAATCAGATTTCCATCAGCACAGCTGTACCCTACAGCATGAGGAAATCCGAGCTCTCAGAGAACAGCCACATAGCATCCTCCAGGCTTCATCTCTTCAGGCGTCTGTGTCACCGAGACCCACACAACACTGCCTTCTGTagggagctgcagcacctggcagccaggctGGCCCTGAGGAACTCTACAGCAGGACTGTGGACCAAGACAGTTGCCCGGTGGCCACAGGGCCTCCACAAAGCACTGGCCCATAAGAACTCACTGGAGGACTTGAAGGTGGAAGCATTTGCTGGGAGTCAGGGGGAAGCAGCCAACTACAGCATGACGGCATCTCTGGAGAGCCCCCTGCTAGGTGCCAGCCCAACCGTGGACATCAGCCAGGCAGAGCCTCTGCAAGCCCCTGGCACTGAAAG CAATGAGTTTGTTGTGAGCCCCGTGGGCCATGACGACATTAGCTTGGCTGACATGTATCGGTGGAAAGTCTCGGCTTATGCCCCCTGCAGCTCCACGTGCACTTCAG CAGGTATCAGCACCTCCTATGCGATGTGTGTCCGGTACGACGGAGTGGAAGTGGATGAAGCATACTGTGATGCCCTAACCCGACCAGAACCTACTCATGAATTTTGCACAGGGAGAGATTGCCAGCCTAG GTGGGAGACCAGCCGGTGGAGCGAATGCTCCAGAACCTGTGGTGAGGGCTATCAGTACCGCACTGTGCGCTGCTGGAAGATGCTGGCTCCAGGCTTTGACAGCTCCGTTTATGATGACCTCTGTGAGTCAGCTGGGCTGGCCAGGCCCATGGAGAGGAAAGCCTGCAAGAACAAAGCCTGTGGGCCCCAGTGGGAGCTCTCCGAGTGGTCCGAG TGCTTGGCCCAGTGTGGCATGCAGGGGATGATGAAACGGGAGGTGCGCTGCTCAGTGGAAGCAGCCCTCTGCGATGAGTCCCGGAAGCCCAGCAGTGAGAAAGTGTGCACAGGCCCACCCTGCGACCGCCACTGGACTGCTTCGGATTGGGGCCCG GTTCGTGTGGTGAGGGACGCATGA